The proteins below are encoded in one region of Vicingus serpentipes:
- a CDS encoding glycosyltransferase, whose translation MKVNIISINPITVIPVLRYIVHHFIDKMNADVTLTETHVKSFNSYYNKIAHFKFDNIAEYETYQEFRKQSAGFKLSKYLFIVKKIWHILNSNEQQIIYTSDYQVLFFILKLQAFFKTKKQLIIYHQYELIELTKLNKINHFLYTTVLKKAKEIDLMVFSENNRLNYFLKNSSLKKENAFVLPNSCESISSNEKHIKHPLFNQFPSNSFIVTHLGNVGGEQHYFSNFINAVEKLQENKEIVFLFIGRKNELIKKIEKEKQFANLYFVDAVPHEELNQIYPFINLGVILYKGNGLNYEFCAPNKLYELWANGVPVIAHQLKGLIPLFKSKNRGVLSNFNQVDQICETLLNYAKNNSTINKQILIDEFNNELAISTYLEQFEQKITLLLKQ comes from the coding sequence ATGAAAGTTAACATCATTTCTATTAACCCAATAACCGTAATACCTGTTTTACGTTATATCGTTCATCATTTTATTGATAAAATGAATGCAGATGTGACTTTAACAGAAACACATGTAAAAAGCTTTAATAGTTATTATAATAAAATTGCTCATTTTAAATTCGACAATATAGCCGAATACGAAACTTATCAAGAGTTTAGAAAACAGTCTGCTGGATTTAAGTTGAGCAAATACCTCTTTATAGTAAAAAAGATATGGCATATTCTAAACAGCAATGAACAACAAATTATTTACACGAGTGATTACCAAGTTTTATTTTTTATTTTAAAATTACAAGCATTTTTTAAAACCAAAAAGCAGTTAATTATTTACCACCAATATGAATTAATAGAATTAACTAAACTGAATAAAATCAACCATTTTTTATATACTACCGTATTAAAAAAAGCAAAAGAGATTGATTTGATGGTATTTTCAGAAAATAACAGATTGAACTACTTTTTAAAGAATTCTTCTTTAAAAAAAGAAAATGCATTTGTTCTACCCAATTCTTGCGAAAGCATCTCTTCAAATGAGAAGCACATAAAGCATCCTTTATTTAATCAATTCCCATCAAACAGTTTTATTGTGACTCATCTGGGAAATGTTGGTGGAGAACAACACTATTTTTCTAATTTTATTAATGCTGTAGAAAAATTACAAGAAAACAAAGAAATCGTTTTTTTATTTATTGGCAGAAAAAACGAATTGATAAAGAAGATTGAAAAAGAAAAACAATTTGCTAATCTTTATTTTGTTGATGCTGTTCCACATGAAGAATTAAATCAAATATATCCTTTTATTAATTTAGGTGTTATTTTATATAAAGGTAATGGCTTAAATTATGAGTTTTGTGCGCCTAATAAACTTTATGAATTATGGGCAAATGGAGTACCTGTAATAGCTCATCAGCTTAAAGGTTTAATCCCACTTTTTAAAAGCAAGAACAGAGGTGTATTGAGTAATTTTAATCAAGTAGATCAAATATGTGAAACCCTATTAAATTACGCAAAAAATAACTCCACAATCAACAAACAAATTTTAATTGATGAATTTAATAACGAATTAGCTATTTCTACTTATTTAGAGCAATTTGAGCAAAAAATAACATTACTTTTAAAGCAATAA
- a CDS encoding acyltransferase, protein MSPIKKEINWINNIRVIACFLVIIAHIGINNNIFDKFLFLISKVGVPFFLIISGYLTLTIKNDTQNIINRLKRLVIPFIFWSIFYALFSFYNNQLDLKQTLYAIALIPFQSTASHMWYMYTIIGLTLFNPIISAWLVKVEIKPIFFYLLLWVLTLCYPYISYLINSINMSSNEGLLSLFYFSGYLGYYVLGYAIKRSQDIISNKLILFLLLLIPIIATYLLNTYTSVGLLSTRYLTINIFCLSLFAFLLIKNIDLKSEAFNKIISKVSKNSFGIYLIHKFILYYTEQDFFIYKYLNDFFLTKIFIAIITMTVSYLIIELISKLPFKKYIIG, encoded by the coding sequence ATGTCTCCAATAAAAAAAGAAATAAACTGGATTAACAACATTAGAGTAATTGCTTGTTTTTTAGTTATTATTGCTCATATTGGTATAAACAACAATATATTCGATAAGTTTCTATTTTTAATTTCTAAAGTAGGTGTCCCTTTTTTCTTAATAATTTCAGGATATTTAACGCTAACAATAAAAAATGACACTCAAAATATTATTAATCGGTTAAAAAGGCTAGTCATCCCTTTTATTTTTTGGTCTATTTTTTACGCCTTATTTTCATTTTATAACAATCAATTAGATTTAAAACAAACTTTATATGCTATAGCTTTAATACCTTTTCAATCAACGGCTTCTCATATGTGGTACATGTACACAATCATAGGTTTAACTTTATTTAATCCCATTATATCTGCATGGCTAGTTAAAGTTGAAATAAAACCTATTTTCTTTTACCTATTATTATGGGTATTAACTCTTTGCTATCCTTACATTAGCTATCTAATAAATTCAATAAACATGTCTTCGAACGAAGGCCTTTTAAGTTTATTTTATTTTTCTGGTTATCTAGGATATTATGTATTAGGTTACGCTATTAAAAGGTCTCAAGATATAATATCCAACAAATTGATATTATTTTTACTCTTATTAATTCCAATAATAGCCACTTATTTATTAAACACTTATACTTCTGTAGGCTTATTAAGTACTAGATACTTAACCATAAATATTTTTTGCCTATCATTATTTGCTTTTTTATTAATAAAAAATATTGATTTAAAATCAGAGGCTTTTAATAAAATAATCTCAAAAGTTTCGAAGAATAGTTTTGGTATATATCTAATACATAAATTTATATTATATTATACTGAGCAAGATTTTTTTATTTATAAATATTTAAATGATTTTTTCTTAACTAAGATTTTTATTGCAATTATAACTATGACCGTTTCATATCTCATAATAGAGCTTATAAGCAAATTACCGTTTAAAAAATATATTATTGGATGA
- a CDS encoding CgeB family protein, which produces MNIAVIGKFNIEGSGLHIKEALENMGHTVICIDPEVKFMQFGFIGYRGRSMARTFYQQFLGKIPFFRKLKANSIYNYYHHNKIDLSIVLHDYFSTQEITAIKKINPAPIALWFPDAISNFKKSMFFVAGYDYLFFVDHYIVKKLKEEFLLNTHFLPQCYNPAYHKIEPLTKNDQEFYGCEITNVGNLYPSRIALYKHLTKYNFKMWGAKPAFWLTVPEIKKIITGTVVFQKEKAKAFGAAKIVLNNLHPAVINGINKRAFEIAGCGGFQIITHSDAVSQLFTVGKEIVTYSNYSDLIKKLDYYLDPKNEGERKQIAEAGHQRAMKEHTYEHRLKTILHICKSQLNES; this is translated from the coding sequence ATGAACATCGCTGTAATAGGTAAATTTAACATCGAGGGTTCTGGCTTGCACATTAAAGAGGCTTTAGAAAATATGGGGCATACTGTTATTTGTATAGACCCAGAAGTGAAATTTATGCAGTTTGGCTTTATAGGTTATAGAGGACGAAGTATGGCGCGTACTTTTTACCAACAGTTTTTAGGTAAAATTCCTTTTTTTAGAAAACTCAAAGCAAACTCTATTTACAACTATTATCACCACAACAAAATTGATTTAAGCATCGTTTTACATGATTATTTTTCTACCCAAGAAATTACAGCAATAAAAAAAATCAACCCCGCTCCTATTGCACTTTGGTTTCCAGACGCAATTAGTAACTTCAAGAAATCTATGTTTTTTGTTGCTGGCTACGATTATCTCTTTTTTGTAGACCATTACATTGTAAAAAAATTAAAAGAAGAGTTCTTACTCAACACTCATTTCCTACCTCAATGTTATAATCCTGCTTACCATAAAATTGAACCCCTAACAAAAAATGACCAAGAATTTTACGGTTGTGAAATAACGAATGTCGGAAATTTATATCCGAGTAGAATTGCACTTTATAAACACCTAACAAAATATAACTTTAAAATGTGGGGTGCAAAACCTGCATTTTGGTTAACTGTTCCTGAAATAAAAAAAATAATAACTGGAACTGTTGTTTTTCAAAAAGAAAAAGCCAAAGCTTTTGGTGCTGCTAAAATTGTACTTAACAATTTACATCCTGCAGTTATTAATGGCATCAATAAAAGAGCTTTTGAAATTGCTGGTTGTGGTGGATTTCAAATCATTACACACAGTGACGCTGTGAGCCAACTCTTTACTGTTGGGAAAGAAATAGTAACCTATAGCAATTATTCTGATCTAATTAAAAAATTAGATTATTATTTAGATCCTAAAAACGAAGGCGAAAGAAAACAAATTGCTGAAGCAGGGCACCAAAGAGCAATGAAAGAACATACCTATGAACATCGCTTAAAAACCATTCTTCATATCTGTAAATCTCAGTTAAATGAAAGTTAA
- a CDS encoding O-antigen polysaccharide polymerase Wzy gives MIQKKEINHQKLFSLIVAIFIGLLIFDFYLFTAIGISCWIYSILLFIKKINNKIPVIELMLILCGYQWIFASYMSYQLNDMAYKMSVDEQTYMFNTVSMYLALFIGSLFFQKDINLNKEELLKGINSLPGTNYLLIILSVGVLNLFTKNLLPSSLYFLNHIGYSFMYIAGIMALYSKKYFIVFYVVFGFLLFKVIRSSVFNEFITWSFFILMFISNRYSFSKKKIILILLLAIFSLSVLQAIKPVYRDIISNKKVDNKVSLFVELLSTKMLSNILMNEEVKENDDLEELNSRANQGWVYALIYKHVPKKEPYARGETILEAIGDSFLPRFFFPNKKNTFNSEIFTRFTGRPLLDTTAMGLGIPGEAYANFGLGGAILFMFIYGFLIAKLTSYFNKQINVNWFYLFFAPIFFEMIIRGISNFSQVVNWQLKIIVVFLVFSRLTLKWSQSVVKLEN, from the coding sequence ATGATACAAAAAAAAGAAATTAATCACCAAAAATTATTTTCTTTAATAGTTGCAATCTTTATTGGTCTATTAATTTTTGATTTTTATTTGTTCACTGCTATTGGAATTAGCTGTTGGATTTATTCAATTTTACTATTTATAAAAAAGATTAATAACAAAATACCTGTTATTGAACTCATGCTAATCTTATGTGGTTATCAATGGATTTTTGCAAGTTATATGTCTTATCAATTGAACGACATGGCTTATAAAATGAGTGTTGATGAACAAACATATATGTTTAATACCGTTTCAATGTATCTTGCATTATTTATCGGGTCATTATTTTTTCAAAAAGATATCAATTTAAATAAAGAGGAGCTACTTAAAGGCATTAATTCATTACCAGGTACAAATTATCTTTTAATAATATTAAGTGTTGGTGTTTTGAATCTATTTACAAAAAATTTGCTTCCTTCCAGCCTTTATTTTCTTAATCATATAGGTTATTCCTTTATGTATATTGCTGGTATAATGGCGCTATATTCAAAAAAATATTTCATTGTATTTTATGTGGTTTTTGGTTTTTTATTATTTAAAGTTATAAGAAGTAGTGTTTTTAATGAATTTATCACATGGAGTTTCTTCATTTTAATGTTTATTTCAAATAGGTACAGTTTCTCTAAAAAAAAAATAATTCTAATACTATTACTAGCTATATTTTCTCTATCAGTTCTCCAAGCAATTAAACCAGTTTATAGAGATATTATAAGTAATAAAAAAGTCGATAATAAGGTTTCCTTATTTGTCGAATTATTAAGTACTAAAATGCTTAGTAACATATTAATGAATGAGGAGGTTAAGGAGAACGACGATTTAGAAGAATTAAACTCTAGAGCTAACCAAGGCTGGGTATATGCCTTAATATATAAGCATGTACCTAAAAAAGAACCTTATGCTAGAGGAGAAACAATTCTTGAAGCTATTGGTGATAGCTTTTTACCTAGATTCTTTTTCCCCAACAAAAAAAACACATTTAATTCTGAAATTTTCACAAGGTTTACTGGGAGGCCGCTACTAGACACCACAGCTATGGGGCTTGGTATTCCTGGTGAAGCATACGCTAATTTTGGACTAGGTGGTGCAATTCTTTTCATGTTTATCTATGGCTTTCTCATTGCTAAATTAACTTCATATTTTAATAAACAAATAAATGTAAATTGGTTTTACCTCTTCTTTGCTCCAATCTTTTTTGAAATGATTATTAGAGGTATTTCTAACTTCTCACAAGTTGTTAATTGGCAATTAAAAATAATTGTTGTATTTCTTGTTTTTAGTAGATTAACGTTAAAATGGAGTCAGAGTGTAGTAAAATTAGAAAACTAG
- a CDS encoding MBOAT family O-acyltransferase, whose product MLFNSIDFAIFLPIVFILYWFVFSKNLKLQNLLIVFASYLFYGWWDWRFLSLILFSTLIDYTVGHQLKKEENKTKRKLLLWSSILINLGFLGFFKYYNFFLENFITAFSFFGSEINARTLNIILPVGISFYTFQTLSYTIDVYKRKLDPTKDLIAFTAFVSFFPQLVAGPIERASNLLPQFYQKRTFDYSKAIIGLRQILWGLFKKIVIADNCAEYANLFFNNTEAYGGSSLLLGAIFFTFQIYGDFSGYSDIAIGTSRLFGFNLMQNFAFPYFSRDIAEFWRRWHISLSTWFRDYLYIPLGGSKGGTWMKVRNTFIIFLVSGFWHGANWTFIIWGALNAIYFLPLLLLNKNRNNLDAIPTKKRFPSFKEFINISLTFLLTVFAWIFFRSENVNHAFLYISKIFSKSFFTNPNIIETKGMLTTISLIIIFVIIEWAGKSEQFALEKFGSKWHKSLQWSFYYLLVFIILYFGGKEQEFIYFQF is encoded by the coding sequence ATGCTATTTAACTCAATAGATTTTGCTATCTTTTTACCAATAGTTTTTATACTCTATTGGTTCGTTTTTTCTAAAAACCTAAAACTACAAAATCTATTAATTGTATTTGCAAGCTACTTGTTTTATGGTTGGTGGGATTGGCGTTTTTTATCACTCATTCTCTTTAGTACACTTATTGATTATACTGTAGGTCACCAACTCAAAAAAGAAGAAAACAAGACAAAGAGAAAACTATTGTTATGGAGTAGCATACTCATTAACTTAGGTTTTTTAGGCTTCTTTAAATATTATAATTTCTTTCTTGAAAATTTCATTACAGCATTTTCATTTTTTGGTTCAGAGATAAATGCTAGGACACTAAATATCATTTTACCGGTTGGAATTAGTTTTTATACTTTTCAGACATTAAGTTATACCATAGATGTCTATAAAAGAAAATTAGACCCAACTAAAGATTTAATTGCCTTTACAGCTTTTGTTAGTTTTTTTCCTCAATTAGTTGCTGGGCCTATTGAACGTGCATCAAATCTTCTACCACAATTTTATCAAAAACGTACTTTTGACTACTCAAAAGCAATTATAGGTTTAAGACAAATACTTTGGGGATTATTCAAAAAAATTGTAATTGCAGATAATTGCGCAGAATATGCAAACCTCTTTTTCAACAATACCGAAGCCTATGGTGGTAGCTCTTTATTATTAGGTGCTATATTTTTCACATTCCAAATCTATGGCGATTTTTCTGGTTACTCAGATATCGCAATTGGTACATCTCGATTATTTGGGTTCAATTTAATGCAAAATTTTGCTTTTCCTTATTTCTCAAGAGATATTGCAGAATTCTGGAGGCGTTGGCACATTTCCTTATCAACATGGTTTAGAGATTATCTATACATCCCTTTGGGTGGGAGTAAAGGCGGTACTTGGATGAAAGTACGTAATACATTTATAATTTTCTTAGTTAGTGGCTTTTGGCATGGTGCAAATTGGACTTTCATTATTTGGGGTGCCTTAAATGCAATTTACTTTTTACCGCTTTTGCTATTAAATAAAAATAGAAATAATCTTGATGCTATTCCAACGAAAAAACGATTCCCTTCATTTAAGGAATTTATAAATATTAGCCTCACCTTCCTATTAACAGTATTTGCATGGATATTCTTTCGTTCAGAAAATGTTAATCATGCATTTTTGTACATATCAAAAATATTTTCAAAATCATTTTTTACAAACCCTAATATTATAGAAACTAAAGGTATGCTTACAACAATAAGTTTGATCATTATTTTTGTAATTATAGAGTGGGCTGGTAAAAGTGAACAATTTGCATTAGAGAAATTTGGCTCAAAATGGCATAAGTCATTACAATGGTCATTTTACTATCTTTTGGTATTCATTATTTTATATTTTGGCGGTAAAGAACAAGAGTTTATCTATTTTCAATTTTAA
- the wecB gene encoding non-hydrolyzing UDP-N-acetylglucosamine 2-epimerase, with the protein MSKNLLFIIGTRPELIKVFPIIQQLKKIGYPNYKIIATGQHKDLLTTYWKVFDITPDYELEIIKAGQNLTQLTSKAIVAIDDLLAKIKNEFSPDIIIAQGDTTTVMAAAMVAFYNQIKFAHIEAGLRSFNLNHPFPEEFNRKVASIVTDFHFAPTDVSKKNLIAENTTLSKIHVVGNTVIDTLHYFIHSNKLAQTEFSNIDLKKNLANIDDKLVLITCHRRENHHDLDELINAIEELSKKNADTIFIWPVHPNPNVKQRVETSNLSQLKNIIITAPLEYLDLLKVLQNCKIVISDSGGIQEEAPTFKVPVLILRETTERPEAVTLGISKLVGMNKNKIINSFNTFNPIFSQDFVNPYGDGNAAKKIVKILQG; encoded by the coding sequence ATGAGCAAAAACTTATTATTTATTATCGGAACTCGACCAGAATTAATTAAGGTATTTCCAATTATCCAACAATTAAAAAAAATTGGATATCCTAATTATAAAATTATAGCTACCGGACAGCATAAGGATTTATTAACTACCTATTGGAAAGTATTTGACATTACTCCTGACTATGAGTTGGAAATTATTAAAGCTGGACAGAATTTAACCCAATTAACCTCCAAAGCCATTGTTGCTATAGATGATTTATTGGCTAAAATAAAAAATGAATTTTCTCCAGATATTATTATTGCTCAAGGAGATACAACAACTGTAATGGCTGCCGCAATGGTTGCTTTTTACAATCAAATAAAATTTGCTCACATAGAAGCTGGACTAAGGAGTTTTAATTTGAACCATCCCTTTCCTGAGGAGTTTAATAGAAAAGTAGCCTCTATTGTTACTGATTTTCATTTTGCTCCTACTGATGTTTCTAAAAAGAATTTAATCGCAGAAAACACAACACTTTCTAAAATTCATGTAGTTGGAAATACGGTAATTGACACCCTGCATTATTTTATCCATTCAAATAAGCTAGCTCAAACTGAATTTAGTAACATAGATCTTAAAAAGAACTTAGCTAATATAGATGATAAATTAGTATTGATTACCTGCCACAGAAGAGAAAACCATCATGATTTAGATGAATTGATTAACGCAATAGAGGAGTTAAGTAAAAAAAATGCTGATACTATCTTTATTTGGCCCGTTCATCCCAACCCTAATGTAAAACAAAGAGTAGAAACATCAAATCTATCACAACTTAAAAATATCATCATTACTGCTCCTCTAGAATATTTAGATTTATTAAAGGTATTACAAAATTGTAAAATAGTAATTAGTGATTCTGGAGGAATACAAGAAGAAGCTCCTACTTTTAAAGTTCCTGTATTAATTTTAAGAGAAACTACCGAAAGACCTGAAGCTGTTACTTTAGGTATTTCTAAATTGGTAGGGATGAATAAAAATAAAATTATCAATTCATTTAACACCTTCAATCCGATCTTTTCTCAAGATTTTGTTAATCCTTATGGTGATGGGAATGCTGCTAAAAAAATTGTTAAAATTCTACAAGGTTAA
- a CDS encoding glycosyltransferase: MKLQNNNNLLVSICCITYNHEKYIKQALDSFLMQKTDFAFEIVIHDDASTDSTQAIIKEYAKKHPSVFNPLYQKENQKSIYKSGMNPRFNYPRAKGKYIALCDGDDYWTDPLKLQKQVDLMELDDTISLVYTNCKEKYENTNLPLKTKYNKSMPEGYCFDEVIKGSFPQTVSIMYRKSFIPGKIADVVKPNYKMGDYQLALFLALKGKLKYLPDVTCVYRKNDTSISGVVAKNYLTNINFINSCREVLTDFTIENSISDPTLLQKIDAQLQHWLLTSFSMSLQNHNLTLAKQLWLTIKHNPTPIPIKYKILNLSAALGIFGKGLINFYYKK; this comes from the coding sequence GTGAAACTCCAGAACAATAATAATCTTTTAGTAAGTATTTGCTGTATTACTTATAATCATGAAAAGTACATTAAACAGGCTTTAGATAGTTTTTTGATGCAAAAAACTGACTTTGCTTTCGAAATTGTTATTCACGATGATGCCTCAACCGACAGTACACAAGCCATTATAAAAGAATATGCAAAAAAGCACCCCTCAGTTTTCAACCCTTTATATCAAAAAGAAAATCAAAAATCTATATATAAATCAGGAATGAACCCGAGATTTAATTATCCAAGAGCAAAAGGAAAATACATTGCCTTATGTGATGGAGATGATTATTGGACTGACCCCTTAAAATTGCAAAAACAAGTTGATTTAATGGAGCTTGATGACACCATCTCTCTAGTTTATACTAACTGTAAAGAAAAATATGAAAACACCAATCTACCCTTAAAAACAAAATACAACAAATCAATGCCAGAAGGCTATTGTTTTGATGAAGTCATAAAAGGTAGTTTTCCTCAAACAGTTTCTATTATGTATAGAAAAAGTTTTATTCCTGGGAAAATTGCTGATGTAGTTAAACCCAATTACAAAATGGGTGATTATCAATTAGCCCTATTTCTAGCACTAAAAGGTAAATTAAAATACCTTCCTGATGTTACCTGTGTGTACCGAAAAAATGATACTTCAATCTCAGGCGTAGTAGCAAAAAACTACCTCACAAACATCAATTTCATAAATTCTTGCAGAGAAGTATTAACAGATTTCACTATAGAAAATAGTATTTCTGATCCTACTCTACTCCAAAAAATAGATGCTCAATTGCAGCATTGGCTACTCACCTCTTTTAGTATGAGTTTACAAAATCATAATTTAACTTTGGCTAAACAATTGTGGTTAACAATAAAGCACAACCCTACCCCAATACCCATTAAGTACAAAATCCTAAACCTATCAGCCGCTCTCGGAATTTTTGGTAAAGGGTTAATCAACTTTTATTATAAAAAGTAA